The following coding sequences lie in one Mycteria americana isolate JAX WOST 10 ecotype Jacksonville Zoo and Gardens chromosome 13, USCA_MyAme_1.0, whole genome shotgun sequence genomic window:
- the LOC142416456 gene encoding uncharacterized protein LOC142416456, translating to MPDSFAVHFLKVLKELLAFVLFSYTVLVGALLLAGWTTYFLVLK from the coding sequence ATGCCGGACTCCTTCGCCGTCCACTTCCTCAaggtgctgaaggagctgctggCCTTCGTGCTGTTCAGTTACACCGTGCTGGTCGGGGCGCTGCTGCTCGCCGGCTGGACGACGTACTTCTTGGTGCTTAAATGA